From a single Prionailurus bengalensis isolate Pbe53 chromosome A1, Fcat_Pben_1.1_paternal_pri, whole genome shotgun sequence genomic region:
- the TIGD6 gene encoding tigger transposable element-derived protein 6 has translation MANKGNKKRRQFSLEEKMKVVEAVDSGKRKGDVAKEFGITPSTLSTFLKDRAKFEEKVREASVGPQRKRMRNALYDDIDKAVFAWFREIHAKNILVTGSVIRKKALNLANMLGYDNFQASVGWLNRFRDRHGIALKAVCREDSDRLMNGLGIDKVNEWHAGEIIKLIADYSPDDIFNADETGVFFQLLPQHTLAAKGDHCRGGKKAKQRLTALFCCNASGTEKMRPLIVGRSANPRCLKNVHSLPCDYRANRWAWMTQDLFNEWLMQVDARMKRAERRILLLIDNCSAHNMLPRLERIQVGYLPSNCTAVLQPLNLGIIHTMKVLYRSHLLKQILLKRHSSEDQEKVDMRQAIDMIAAAWWSVKQSTVVRCWQKAGIIPMELTDSGPEAAASEPEIATEELWHSVAIATCVPNEINFQDFVTADDDLIISQDLMDTEVIQGTEAGENTDEAGSEDEGEASSPQQPKITITEAISSVQKLRQFLSTCAGVPDAVFGQLNGIDEYLMRKVTQTLVDSKLTDFLQTK, from the coding sequence ATGGCAAACAAGGGGAACAAGAAACGTCGGCAGTTCTCCctggaggagaaaatgaaagtcGTGGAAGCTGTAGACTCGGGAAAGAGGAAAGGCGACGTGGCAAAAGAATTCGGTATCACTCCTTCCACCTTGTCTACATTCTTAAAGGACCGCGCCAAGTTTGAAGAGAAGGTCCGGGAGGCATCCGTAGGACCCCAGCGGAAAAGGATGAGAAACGCTCTCTATGACGACATCGATAAGGCTGTTTTTGCTTGGTTCCGAGAAATCCATGCCAAAAACATTCTTGTGACTGGTTCTGTCATTCGGAAAAAAGCACTAAACTTGGCCAACATGCTTGGCTATGACAACTTTCAAGCAAGTGTGGGCTGGCTGAACAGATTTAGGGATCGCCACGGAATTGCTTTGAAAGCAGTCTGTAGAGAGGATAGTGACAGATTAATGAATGGTCTAGGAATAGATAAGGTTAACGAGTGGCATGCAGGGGAAATTATAAAACTGATTGCTGACTACAGCCCAGATGATATCTTTAATGCTGACGAGACAGGAGTGTTTTTCCAGTTGCTTCCCCAGCACACGCTTGCTGCTAAAGGGGACCATTGTAGAGGGGGCAAGAAAGCAAAGCAGCGGTTGACAGCACTCTTTTGTTGCAATGCTTCGGGGACTGAAAAAATGAGACCATTGATTGTTGGTAGGTCAGCCAACCCACGCTGTCTCAAGAATGTCCATTCCCTCCCTTGTGATTACCGAGCCAACCGGTGGGCATGGATGACGCAGGACCTGTTTAACGAGTGGCTGATGCAAGTGGATGCCAGGATGAAGCGGGCAGAACGCCGCATCCTCCTGCTGATTGACAACTGCTCGGCTCACAATATGCTGCCACGCTTGGAAAGGATTCAGGTGGGGTACCTGCCCTCCAACTGTACTGCCGTTCTGCAGCCCCTGAATCTTGGCATAATTCACACCATGAAAGTGCTATATAGAAGCCACCTCCTGAAACAGATCCTCCTCAAGCGCCACAGCAGTGAGGATCAAGAAAAAGTGGACATGAGGCAGGCCATTGACATGATCGCTGCAGCATGGTGGTCAGTCAAGCAGTCCACGGTGGTGAGATGCTGGCAGAAGGCGGGCATCATCCCTATGGAACTGACAGATTCCGGCCCAGAAGCAGCAGCCAGTGAACCAGAGATAGCCACTGAAGAGTTGTGGCACTCCGTGGCTATTGCCACCTGTGtcccaaatgaaataaatttccaGGACTTTGTCACAGCAGACGATGACCTTATCATCTCTCAAGATCTGATGGACACAGAGGTCATCCAGGGCACGGAGGCTGGTGAAAATACAGATGAAGCTGGAAGTGAGGATGAGGGAGAGGCATCTTCACCACAGCAGCCAAAAATCACCATCACAGAGGCCATCTCAAGTGTACAGAAACTCAGACAGTTCCTTTCCACTTGTGCAGGTGTTCCTGATGCCGTTTTTGGACAACTAAATGGCATAGATGaatatttaatgagaaaagtGACACAAACTCTTGTTGACTCCAAACTTACAGATTTTCTCCAAACAAAATAA